The proteins below come from a single Actinomycetota bacterium genomic window:
- the rpsO gene encoding 30S ribosomal protein S15, with the protein MLDKDTKAGVIAPHRQHETDTGSPQVQIAILTERINHLTEHLKAHHKDHHSRRGLLTMVGRRRRLLSYLEKKDLNAYRELTDSLGLRR; encoded by the coding sequence ATGCTGGACAAGGACACCAAGGCGGGCGTCATCGCGCCGCACCGCCAGCACGAGACGGACACGGGCTCGCCCCAGGTCCAGATCGCGATCCTCACCGAGAGGATCAATCATCTCACCGAGCACCTGAAGGCCCACCACAAGGACCACCACTCGCGTCGTGGGCTCCTGACCATGGTGGGTCGTCGCAGGCGCCTGCTGAGCTACCTCGAGAAGAAGGACCTGAACGCATACCGCGAGCTCACCGACTCGCTCGGCCTTCGCAGGTAG
- the rbfA gene encoding 30S ribosome-binding factor RbfA codes for MSVPRQRQRRANEAIREVVGGALLTELSDPRLQMVTVTAVEASPDLGRAKVYWTVLDPGKAEAAASGLEAARGVLQGKVGRALRSRNTPHLVFVRDVLQDRARRLTALIDEVAPADEPPAGGDA; via the coding sequence ATGAGCGTCCCGCGCCAGAGGCAGCGACGCGCCAATGAGGCGATCCGCGAGGTGGTGGGCGGCGCGCTGCTCACGGAGCTGTCGGACCCGCGCCTGCAGATGGTGACCGTGACGGCCGTCGAGGCCAGTCCCGACCTGGGTCGGGCGAAGGTGTACTGGACCGTGCTCGACCCGGGGAAGGCCGAGGCGGCTGCCTCGGGGCTGGAGGCCGCCCGTGGGGTGCTGCAGGGCAAGGTGGGCCGCGCGCTCCGCTCGCGCAATACCCCCCACCTGGTGTTCGTACGTGATGTGCTGCAGGACCGGGCGCGGCGCCTCACCGCCCTCATCGACGAGGTGGCCCCGGCCGACGAGCCACCCGCGGGCGGCGACGCGTGA
- a CDS encoding DUF503 domain-containing protein has protein sequence MGAGFVGILTVDLHLPEARSLKEKRREVLRVKQGLARQVGASVAEVDHHDLWQRCRLSLAVVAREAGEAADQLDQASRRLGTDPEWQVVSEQREVLDIDENHE, from the coding sequence ATGGGAGCTGGGTTCGTTGGCATCCTCACCGTCGACCTGCACCTGCCCGAGGCGCGCTCGCTCAAGGAGAAGCGCCGCGAGGTGCTGCGCGTGAAGCAGGGCCTGGCGCGACAGGTGGGCGCCAGCGTGGCCGAGGTGGACCACCACGACCTCTGGCAGCGCTGCCGGCTGTCGCTGGCGGTCGTGGCCCGCGAGGCGGGGGAGGCCGCCGACCAGCTCGATCAGGCATCGCGCCGCCTGGGCACCGACCCCGAGTGGCAGGTGGTGTCCGAGCAGCGCGAGGTGCTCGATATCGACGAGAACCACGAATGA
- a CDS encoding bifunctional oligoribonuclease/PAP phosphatase NrnA → MTHHAHHDRPEGERVGARRVAEALGGGARKITVTTHRKPDGDAAGSMIAMARVLRGLGHDVVMWHVEGPGLPENLAWLLSPGEEVLAGPVVDHADRVLVSVDAASSHRVCDEDPTALGSPIINIDHHHDAPAWGDINLIDGEASSTAELVLRVADALGVELTVDVALPLYVGLVTDTGRFSYASTGSGAHRAAARMVEAGVRPGEVYRTLYEDIPLGDLRLAGRAIAAVREELDGRLVVSVITRDDISAAGGDDSDGVVEALRAARGAQVSALIREVADGEWRVSTRASGDAFDVSAIAAIEGGGGHRAAAGFTSHHDPEAIIALIRDAMLEQGA, encoded by the coding sequence GTGACGCACCACGCCCACCACGACCGCCCCGAGGGCGAGCGCGTAGGGGCGCGGCGCGTCGCCGAGGCCCTCGGGGGCGGGGCGCGCAAGATCACCGTCACCACGCACCGCAAGCCCGACGGCGATGCGGCGGGGTCGATGATCGCCATGGCGCGGGTGCTGCGCGGGCTCGGCCACGACGTGGTCATGTGGCACGTGGAGGGCCCCGGGCTCCCCGAGAACCTCGCGTGGCTGCTGTCCCCGGGCGAGGAGGTGCTGGCCGGCCCCGTGGTCGACCACGCCGACCGGGTGCTCGTGAGCGTGGACGCGGCCTCGTCGCACCGCGTGTGCGATGAGGACCCCACCGCGCTCGGCAGCCCGATCATCAACATCGACCACCACCATGACGCCCCGGCGTGGGGCGACATCAACCTCATCGACGGCGAGGCGTCCAGCACCGCGGAACTCGTGCTTCGCGTGGCCGATGCCCTGGGCGTGGAGCTCACCGTGGACGTCGCGCTGCCGCTCTACGTCGGCCTCGTCACCGATACCGGCCGGTTCTCGTATGCCAGCACGGGATCCGGTGCGCACCGCGCCGCGGCCCGCATGGTCGAGGCCGGGGTGCGCCCGGGAGAGGTCTATCGCACTCTGTACGAGGACATCCCCCTGGGCGACCTGCGCCTTGCCGGCCGGGCCATCGCCGCGGTCCGCGAGGAGCTCGACGGCCGCCTCGTGGTGTCGGTGATCACCCGCGACGACATCTCGGCCGCGGGGGGCGACGATTCGGACGGCGTGGTGGAGGCGCTTCGCGCGGCACGCGGCGCCCAGGTGTCCGCGCTCATCCGCGAAGTGGCCGACGGCGAATGGCGGGTGTCCACCCGGGCATCGGGCGACGCCTTCGACGTGTCCGCAATCGCGGCCATCGAAGGGGGTGGCGGGCACAGGGCAGCGGCGGGCTTCACGTCGCACCACGACCCCGAGGCCATCATCGCGCTCATCCGCGACGCCATGCTCGAGCAGGGGGCCTGA
- a CDS encoding bifunctional riboflavin kinase/FAD synthetase — MKRYQSIGDLPLGEERRVVAIGTFDGVHVGHQAIIGGAVERARERGLQSMVLTFEPNPLAILRPELAPTVLTEPAFKAQLIEALGADALLVVPFTQAFSRIRADRFAEMLGSAPLSAESVVVGANFRFGQGGSGTLAYLQRLGRARGLIVESPGTVMSDDGKPVSSTRVRRLIAQGQVAEVESLLGRPHSVEGMVVPGEQRGREMGLPTANVSVALEVALPARGVYAGRVVLAAGRYPAAINLGYSPTFTEGEDPPLRLEAFILDYEGDDLYGQRIRVEFVERLRDERRFPSPADLVAQVQDDIDRTRALARA, encoded by the coding sequence ATGAAGCGCTACCAGAGCATCGGCGACCTCCCCCTGGGCGAGGAGCGCAGGGTCGTGGCCATCGGCACCTTCGACGGGGTGCACGTGGGCCACCAGGCCATCATCGGCGGGGCCGTCGAGCGCGCGCGCGAGCGGGGCCTGCAGTCGATGGTTCTCACCTTCGAGCCCAATCCACTGGCGATCCTGCGCCCGGAGCTCGCGCCGACGGTGCTCACCGAGCCCGCGTTCAAGGCCCAGCTGATCGAGGCGCTCGGGGCCGATGCACTGCTCGTGGTGCCTTTCACGCAGGCGTTCTCGCGCATTCGCGCGGATCGGTTCGCCGAGATGCTCGGGTCGGCACCACTCAGCGCGGAAAGCGTGGTGGTGGGCGCGAACTTCCGCTTCGGGCAGGGCGGTTCGGGCACCCTGGCCTACCTGCAGCGCCTGGGCCGCGCGCGCGGCCTGATCGTCGAGAGCCCGGGAACGGTGATGAGCGACGACGGCAAGCCGGTGTCGTCCACCCGCGTGCGGCGCCTCATCGCGCAGGGGCAGGTGGCCGAGGTGGAGTCGCTGCTCGGCCGCCCGCACTCGGTGGAGGGCATGGTGGTGCCGGGCGAACAGCGCGGCCGCGAGATGGGCCTGCCCACGGCGAACGTATCGGTGGCCCTCGAGGTGGCCCTTCCGGCGCGCGGCGTGTATGCGGGGCGCGTGGTGCTGGCCGCCGGCCGATATCCGGCGGCCATCAACCTCGGGTACTCGCCCACGTTCACCGAGGGTGAGGACCCCCCGCTGAGGCTCGAGGCATTCATCCTCGACTACGAGGGCGACGACCTCTACGGCCAGCGAATCCGCGTGGAGTTCGTCGAGCGCCTGCGCGACGAGCGCAGGTTCCCGAGCCCCGCCGACCTGGTGGCCCAGGTACAGGACGACATCGACCGCACCCGCGCGCTGGCCAGGGCCTGA
- the truB gene encoding tRNA pseudouridine(55) synthase TruB, giving the protein MGKSVQVPPRALLVDKPAGPTSHDVVATCRRALGGPRTGHTGTLDPFATGLMVILVGRATRLAPFISGLDKTYLAGLRLGARSESGDPDGPITAGGPPPDEAGLRDALSAMVGESRQQVPALSAVKVDGERLYALTRRGEQVERPTRTVVVERADLVSYDPMTGHALVELRCGPGTYIRQLAADVGERLGCGAYCHELRRTDVGSLSVSGAIALDQLAPGCGMEPIEVVGHLPRVDLDDRAAADIAHGRRVQGAPPGEVGPIALAHHGELLAVAEAADGVLKPRVVLTG; this is encoded by the coding sequence GTGGGGAAGTCCGTGCAGGTGCCGCCGCGGGCGCTCCTCGTGGACAAGCCGGCGGGGCCCACGTCGCACGACGTCGTGGCCACGTGCCGGCGGGCGCTGGGCGGGCCGCGCACCGGTCACACCGGCACGCTCGACCCCTTCGCAACAGGCCTCATGGTGATCCTGGTGGGCCGGGCCACCCGCCTCGCACCGTTCATCAGCGGGCTCGACAAGACGTACCTCGCGGGCCTCCGTCTGGGAGCACGATCGGAATCGGGCGATCCCGATGGGCCGATCACCGCCGGTGGTCCTCCCCCCGACGAGGCAGGCCTGCGTGACGCTCTCTCAGCGATGGTGGGTGAGAGCCGGCAGCAGGTGCCCGCGCTCTCGGCGGTGAAGGTGGATGGCGAGCGCCTCTATGCGCTCACCCGCCGGGGCGAGCAGGTCGAACGTCCCACGCGCACGGTGGTCGTGGAGCGCGCGGATCTGGTGTCCTACGACCCGATGACCGGACATGCCCTCGTCGAACTGCGCTGCGGGCCGGGTACCTACATTCGCCAGCTGGCCGCCGACGTCGGCGAGCGCCTTGGCTGCGGTGCCTACTGCCACGAGCTGCGCCGCACCGACGTGGGGTCGCTTTCGGTGAGCGGGGCCATCGCGCTCGATCAGCTGGCGCCGGGCTGCGGGATGGAGCCGATCGAGGTGGTGGGGCACCTGCCGCGCGTGGACCTCGACGACCGCGCCGCGGCCGACATAGCGCACGGCCGGCGGGTGCAGGGCGCGCCGCCCGGCGAGGTGGGGCCGATCGCCCTCGCGCACCACGGGGAGCTGCTCGCCGTGGCCGAGGCGGCGGATGGGGTTCTGAAGCCCAGGGTGGTGCTCACCGGATGA